The Sphingopyxis fribergensis DNA segment AAAGCGGCATCGCCAGCCACGCCGATTGCGAAAGACTGGCGCGGAGCGGCGTCAAAACCTTCCTCGTCGGCGAAAGCCTGATGCGCCAGGACGACGTCACGGCGGCAACGCGCGCGCTGCTAACGGGCGCCGCCGCGTGACTCGCCCGACGCACCTCGACGAAAGCGGGGCTGCGTCGATGGTCGATGTTGGCACCAAGCCCGCCACGCAGCGCCGCGCGGTCGCGGGTGGGCGCATCACCATGTCCGCGGACGCGCTCGACGCGATCCGCAGCGGCAACGCGCCCAAGGGCGATGTTCTATCGACCGCGCGCATAGCCGGGATTATGGCCGCGAAGCGCACCGCCGACCTCATCCCGCTCTGCCATCCGCTTGCCCTGACCAAGGTCGGCATCGATTTCGCATGGGAAGAAAATGGCATCGCTGTCACCGCGACGGCGGCCACAACGGGCCCCACCGGAGTCGAGATGGAAGCGCTGACCGCCGCTTCGGTCGCACTCCTCACCCTCTACGACATGGCCAAGGCGCTCGATCGCGAAATGATCGTCGGCGATATTCGCCTGCTCGAAAAGAGCGGCGGCCGCTCGGGCGACTGGCGCGCCGGATGACGGGCCTGCTTCCCGTCGAGCAGGCGCAGGCACGGCTTTTCGCGCTTCGGGAGCCGCTGCCGCGCCAAAATATCAGCCTGTCCGAATCGCTTGGCCGCTATCTTTCAGACGATGTCCTCGCCCAGCGCGATCAGCCCGCCGCGCCGCTGTCGGCGATGGACGGCTACGCGATTCGTTTCGACGACCTACCGGGCCCGTGGGCCGTAATCGGCGAAGTGGCTGCGGGCGCCGCGCCCGATCGGGCGGTCAGTGCGCGCGAAGCGATGCGAATCTTCACGGGCGCGATGGTGCCCGCTGGCGCCGACACGGTGGTCGTGCAGGAAGATGTCGCCGTCGACGGCACGCACCTGAGGTTGACCGGCGATGGCCCGGGCACGCGCGGACGTCATATCCGCGAACGCGCCGCCGATTTCGCGAGCGGGGAGTGCCTGCTCCCCGCAGGAACGCGCCTGACCCCCGGTGCCATCGCCGCAGCGGCGATGAGCGGGGCGGGCGGGCTCGCCGTCGGAACGCGCCCAAGCGTCGCGATTATGACCACGGGTGACGAACTCGTCCAGCCGGGGCGCCCCCCCGCACCCGGCCAGATTCCGGACAGCAACGGCGTGATGCTCGCAGCGATGCTCGCAGGCGAGGTGCCCGAGCCGATCTTGCCGCATCACGTCCGCGACGACCGGCTGCTACTTTCCAAGGTTCTCAAAGATCTGGCGCGACGTCACGACGTCATCGTCACCGTCGGCGGCGCGTCGGTTGGCGATCACGACCATGTCCGCGGCGCGTTCGAAGACGCAGGCGGCCATATCGATTTCTGGCGCATCGCGATGCGTCCTGGCAAGCCGTTGATCGCCGGGACGATGGGCGATGCGATATTGCTCGGCCTGCCCGGCAACCCTTCGTCGGCCTTTGTCACCGCGACGCTGTTCCTTCTCCCGCTCATCCGCCATCTCGCCGGCGCGCGCGATCCGCTGCCCACCGTCCAACGGGCGCCGCTTGCCGAACCGTTGCCCGAAGGTGGCACGCGCCGCGATTACCTGCGCGCGCGCCTTGAAAATGGATATCTGACGCCGTTCCTCGGGCAGGAGAGCGGCCTGACCCTGCCGCTGGCTTCGGCGAACAGCCTGTTGATCCGCGAGATCGGCGCCCCGGCGCAGGACGCGGGCGCGATGGCGGACTATCTCGTCATCGCTTGACAAGTTCCGCTTTGTTCCACTATCGTTCTCTCTATGTCCGGAACTGGCATCATGGAGAACAACCGATGTTGACCGCCAAGCAGCACGAGCTGCTCCACTTCATCCAGCAACGTCTCGACACGAGCGGCATTTCGCCATCGTTCGAGGAGATGAAGGAGGCGCTGGGTCTGAAGTCGAAATCTGGCATACATCGCCTGATAAGTGCTTTGGAAGAAAGAGGTTTTCTCCGTCGTCTCCCCAATCGCGCTCGCGCGCTGGAGGTGCTCAAAGTGCCTGAAGCGGCAAAAACCGCTCCGCCGCGCGAAAATGTCGTGCCGCTGCGCAAACCCGCCCCCGCGCTGCGACCGATCGCCGCCAACGACATCGTCGAGGTGCCGCTGCATGGCAAGATCGCGGCC contains these protein-coding regions:
- the moaC gene encoding cyclic pyranopterin monophosphate synthase MoaC, producing the protein MTRPTHLDESGAASMVDVGTKPATQRRAVAGGRITMSADALDAIRSGNAPKGDVLSTARIAGIMAAKRTADLIPLCHPLALTKVGIDFAWEENGIAVTATAATTGPTGVEMEALTAASVALLTLYDMAKALDREMIVGDIRLLEKSGGRSGDWRAG
- a CDS encoding molybdopterin molybdotransferase MoeA — encoded protein: MTGLLPVEQAQARLFALREPLPRQNISLSESLGRYLSDDVLAQRDQPAAPLSAMDGYAIRFDDLPGPWAVIGEVAAGAAPDRAVSAREAMRIFTGAMVPAGADTVVVQEDVAVDGTHLRLTGDGPGTRGRHIRERAADFASGECLLPAGTRLTPGAIAAAAMSGAGGLAVGTRPSVAIMTTGDELVQPGRPPAPGQIPDSNGVMLAAMLAGEVPEPILPHHVRDDRLLLSKVLKDLARRHDVIVTVGGASVGDHDHVRGAFEDAGGHIDFWRIAMRPGKPLIAGTMGDAILLGLPGNPSSAFVTATLFLLPLIRHLAGARDPLPTVQRAPLAEPLPEGGTRRDYLRARLENGYLTPFLGQESGLTLPLASANSLLIREIGAPAQDAGAMADYLVIA